A single Lolium perenne isolate Kyuss_39 chromosome 6, Kyuss_2.0, whole genome shotgun sequence DNA region contains:
- the LOC127334621 gene encoding protein CENTRORADIALIS-like codes for MSRALEPLVVGKVIGEVLDSFNPTVKMTATYSSNKQVFNGHEFFPSAIAAKPRVEVQGGDLRSFFTLVMTDPDVPGPSDPYLREHLHWIVTDIPGTTDASFGKEVVHYESPKPNIGIHRFILVLFQQTHRGSVKNTPSSRDRFRTREFAKDNELGLPVAAVYFNAQRETAARRR; via the exons ATGTCAAGGGCGTTGGAGCCTCTCGTTGTGGGGAAGGTGATTGGTGAGGTGCTGGACAGCTTCAACCCCACCGTGAAGATGACGGCAACCTACAGCTCCAACAAGCAGGTGTTCAACGGCCATGAGTTCTTCCCCTCGGCCATCGCCGCTAAGCCGCGTGTCGAGGTTCAGGGGGGCGACCTTAGATCCTTCTTCACATTG GTGATGACTGACCCTGATGTGCCAGGACCCAGTGATCCGTACCTGAGGGAGCATCTTCACTG GATTGTTACTGATATTCCTGGGACTACTGATGCTTCTTTTG GGAAGGAGGTGGTGCACTACGAGAGCCCAAAGCCAAACATCGGCATCCACAGGTTCATCCTCGTGCTGTTCCAGCAGACGCACCGGGGCTCGGTAAAGAACACACCGTCGTCGAGGGACCGCTTCAGGACCCGCGAGTTCGCCAAGGATAACGAGCTCGGCCTCCCTGTCGCCGCTGTCTACTTCAACGCGCAGCGGGAGACCGCCGCCCGCCGGCGATAG